In bacterium, the following are encoded in one genomic region:
- a CDS encoding peptidoglycan DD-metalloendopeptidase family protein, giving the protein MKLFLTLSFLVYGVCINTLNAKVKPPKSAASHKVQFVFADSLTGWAIGSIKTGGALKDSLNPKALFITGILKTYDGGLNWELQTVLGAEENGWEVRATASLNRTHVWAILSKPNSDQNVLLRTTDGRRWTMQSLKLADGDPIQICFSDPVNGFMILREFMGSAILRTTDGGATWAAFEPGLGSDYRGVAFDGTSWYVLAQSRTKPEVVTVLRSDDNGNILIEAETFNPESNDHILEGFGIRAHKNKISLMLRDIDSKTRETSRWIWMQSGDRFVSHTSQAFQYEKEFKSPSDIQNFSIDHSIYVIDRSEEYEPGLPDAKIRYNLIRSVDEGKSWIPIPEFRFPVLALQTVGDDVLISANDGNLYKFNYITGIYQTASVDLKKAFLNPPQAGTESVAENGENIFDLGHDEFEKESVYESKWESANDSAFAESFSSVRDANKYKPDAKAEFSVGIDSITSIGVVLHRRTRMGSKHQAINLINEELQKGEIRLRKYKPITFKGTVRSTGTRFPVKYSWSSSISGELSDQIEFTTSPRQLPPGVHYVFFKAQDNLGAWSNPVVVKVIVDDFPKYKFPFHGNWVLGGGGSHYNIGHHIRTVPYGIDVNNIEQGYGGDADIGFPIRASTDGIVSLAGYIKGYGRTVKIDYMYGGKKYTTLVSHLSTISVEVGEYVKQGQEVGTVGSTGRSSAPHIHWELRVDGANLPPEPIFENDTTILQKLPNGLHVSSDNIYEPEHIVIVPEPEIPGTQWDHRGYHHGYRYMWITRGKPTVEAVWKPKLPKSGSYKIQVHIPKKFADGVAFYRVSTKNGIDTVKVNQSKYTDEWITLGVYELDKNDEISVMLNNSTPQGKGSVAFDDVRFVGQWDTYSKKGFNKPIQ; this is encoded by the coding sequence ATGAAATTATTTTTAACCCTGTCTTTTTTGGTTTACGGTGTTTGTATAAACACACTTAATGCAAAAGTAAAACCTCCCAAAAGCGCTGCTTCGCATAAAGTACAATTTGTTTTTGCGGATAGCCTTACGGGATGGGCGATCGGATCCATTAAAACCGGTGGCGCATTAAAAGACAGCTTAAATCCCAAAGCACTTTTCATAACCGGTATTTTAAAAACATATGACGGGGGATTGAATTGGGAATTGCAAACCGTCCTCGGCGCTGAAGAAAACGGGTGGGAAGTGCGTGCAACGGCCAGTCTTAATAGAACGCACGTTTGGGCGATTTTAAGTAAACCCAATTCAGATCAAAATGTATTATTACGCACGACCGACGGTCGCCGCTGGACCATGCAATCATTGAAGCTTGCCGATGGCGATCCGATTCAAATTTGCTTTTCCGACCCGGTGAACGGGTTTATGATTCTGCGCGAATTTATGGGCAGTGCCATATTGCGCACGACGGATGGCGGCGCTACTTGGGCGGCATTTGAACCGGGGCTTGGATCCGATTATCGCGGCGTGGCGTTCGACGGTACATCATGGTATGTATTAGCCCAATCTCGTACTAAACCCGAAGTGGTTACAGTTTTACGCAGTGATGACAATGGTAATATTTTGATCGAAGCCGAAACTTTTAATCCTGAATCGAACGATCATATATTAGAAGGATTCGGCATTCGTGCACACAAAAATAAAATCTCCTTAATGCTGCGCGATATTGATTCTAAAACTCGTGAGACTTCCCGGTGGATTTGGATGCAGTCCGGAGATCGTTTTGTATCCCATACTTCACAAGCGTTTCAATATGAAAAAGAATTCAAATCGCCTTCAGATATTCAAAACTTCTCAATAGATCACTCGATTTATGTCATTGATCGCTCGGAAGAGTATGAACCGGGATTGCCGGACGCTAAAATAAGATATAATCTTATCCGTTCGGTTGACGAAGGAAAAAGTTGGATACCCATTCCCGAGTTTCGTTTCCCGGTACTAGCGCTCCAGACTGTCGGCGACGATGTGCTTATTAGCGCCAATGACGGCAATCTGTATAAGTTTAATTACATTACAGGTATTTATCAGACGGCATCCGTTGATCTGAAAAAAGCTTTTTTGAATCCGCCACAAGCCGGCACTGAAAGTGTCGCCGAGAATGGAGAAAATATATTTGATCTCGGCCATGATGAGTTTGAAAAAGAATCGGTTTATGAAAGCAAATGGGAAAGCGCCAATGACAGTGCATTCGCTGAAAGTTTTAGTAGCGTACGGGATGCTAACAAATACAAACCGGATGCTAAAGCCGAGTTTTCTGTCGGTATTGATTCGATAACATCTATCGGCGTGGTCTTACATCGGCGCACACGTATGGGATCTAAACATCAGGCGATTAACCTGATCAACGAAGAACTTCAAAAAGGTGAAATACGCCTTCGTAAATATAAACCTATCACATTCAAAGGGACGGTTCGCAGCACGGGTACCCGTTTTCCTGTCAAATACAGTTGGAGTTCCAGTATTAGCGGCGAACTCAGCGATCAGATCGAGTTTACTACCAGTCCTCGTCAATTGCCGCCCGGTGTTCATTATGTATTTTTTAAGGCCCAGGATAATTTAGGCGCATGGTCCAATCCGGTAGTGGTAAAAGTTATCGTAGATGATTTTCCTAAATACAAATTTCCTTTCCACGGAAATTGGGTGCTCGGTGGCGGCGGCAGTCATTATAATATCGGTCATCATATTCGTACGGTTCCGTATGGTATTGACGTAAATAATATCGAACAAGGTTACGGCGGGGACGCTGACATCGGTTTTCCTATTCGCGCATCAACGGACGGTATTGTTTCTTTGGCCGGCTACATCAAAGGTTATGGCCGAACCGTAAAAATAGATTATATGTACGGCGGGAAAAAATATACGACTTTAGTTTCACATCTATCGACCATCAGCGTGGAAGTCGGTGAATACGTTAAACAAGGACAAGAAGTCGGAACGGTAGGAAGCACCGGCCGATCCAGTGCGCCGCATATTCATTGGGAGTTGAGGGTGGATGGTGCCAATCTGCCACCGGAACCGATATTCGAAAACGATACGACCATTTTGCAGAAATTACCCAACGGTCTTCATGTTTCATCCGATAATATATATGAACCTGAGCACATCGTGATCGTTCCTGAACCGGAGATACCCGGTACACAATGGGATCATCGCGGCTATCATCACGGATACCGGTATATGTGGATTACGAGAGGTAAACCGACGGTGGAAGCCGTATGGAAACCCAAACTTCCTAAGTCGGGTTCCTATAAAATCCAAGTACACATCCCCAAAAAATTTGCCGATGGCGTGGCCTTCTATCGTGTAAGCACTAAAAACGGTATTGATACGGTTAAAGTAAATCAAAGCAAATATACTGACGAATGGATAACTTTGGGCGTGTATGAACTTGATAAAAATGATGAAATATCGGTTATGCTTAATAATTCAACACCTCAGGGAAAAGGTTCCGTTGCATTCGACGATGTTCGATTTGTAGGTCAATGGGACACCTACAGTAAAAAAGGTTTTAATAAACCAATTCAATGA
- a CDS encoding S41 family peptidase — MKFTFNRVKTLIVISALSVTFIGGWFAESLVGDDYYYEVKRSLRLFGDVYKNVGEKYVDEISPKVIMRTGIDAMLETLDPYTMFYEGSESSDLDAFMKGKYGGIGVTVGIRRNTIMVITVTEGSPAYKAGLKPGDRIVGVDGKTTRDIPIRDLSNSVKGEPGTSLKLDVKREGQSSALQMTMIREMIAIENIPYYGVLAGDIGIIKLTKFSKTSTSDFTRALKDLRSQGIKGLIIDLRGNPGGLLDAAIDITNQFVRKGELITYTKGRIQDANRSYYANNDPLIPQLPVAVLVDGNSASASEIVSGAMQDLDRGILVGSTTFGKGLVQTVYPLQERDAVLKITTAKYYTPSGRCIQREHYAHDRSNAMRLESEDEPNEFYYDVFGEEDQVRDSLTNDSLSSKRQEFKTKTGRIVYAEGGITPDIIKDDYSFLGYTREIVRRGYVFDFATRFSAQNTRIDTGFVPDEELLTEFYKFLKDHHFNYNSTADSQLTELRAYAENNGYSAQIQQSILQLQNKFDEEEVKEFEAAKTAIRNLLQQEIISRYYGNRRRFEITLKSDSVVESARSVLKDEVLYKKILKQK, encoded by the coding sequence GTGAAGTTTACATTTAATCGGGTGAAAACTCTGATCGTAATAAGCGCACTGAGTGTTACGTTCATCGGCGGCTGGTTTGCCGAGTCGCTTGTCGGTGATGATTATTATTACGAAGTCAAACGTTCGCTCAGGCTGTTTGGCGATGTGTACAAAAATGTCGGTGAAAAATATGTAGATGAAATATCACCCAAAGTAATCATGCGTACGGGTATTGACGCCATGCTTGAAACGCTCGATCCCTATACCATGTTTTATGAAGGTTCTGAGAGCAGTGATTTGGATGCTTTTATGAAGGGCAAATACGGCGGCATCGGCGTGACCGTCGGTATTCGACGCAATACGATCATGGTAATCACCGTGACAGAAGGATCACCCGCATACAAAGCCGGTTTAAAACCGGGAGATCGTATCGTCGGCGTGGATGGTAAAACGACGCGTGATATACCGATACGTGATCTTTCTAATTCCGTAAAAGGCGAACCTGGGACATCATTGAAACTTGATGTTAAACGCGAAGGTCAAAGCAGCGCCTTGCAAATGACTATGATTCGTGAGATGATCGCCATAGAAAATATACCCTATTACGGCGTATTGGCCGGAGATATCGGGATTATCAAGCTTACTAAGTTCTCTAAAACATCTACATCCGATTTCACGCGTGCTTTAAAAGATTTAAGATCACAAGGCATCAAGGGGTTAATCATAGATCTGCGTGGGAATCCGGGAGGACTTCTTGATGCGGCCATTGATATTACCAATCAATTTGTTCGTAAAGGCGAATTGATCACATACACAAAAGGTCGAATCCAAGATGCCAATCGTTCATACTATGCCAATAATGACCCTTTGATTCCACAATTGCCGGTAGCCGTCTTAGTTGACGGTAATAGCGCCAGTGCGTCGGAAATCGTGAGTGGGGCAATGCAGGATTTGGATCGCGGTATTTTAGTAGGTAGCACAACTTTCGGTAAAGGCCTTGTGCAAACCGTATATCCATTGCAAGAGCGTGATGCGGTTCTCAAAATTACTACGGCTAAATACTATACGCCGTCCGGACGTTGTATCCAGCGCGAACACTATGCCCATGATCGCTCAAACGCAATGCGTTTGGAATCGGAAGATGAGCCGAATGAATTTTATTACGATGTGTTTGGAGAAGAAGATCAGGTACGGGATAGCCTGACCAATGATTCGTTGTCGTCGAAACGCCAGGAATTCAAAACTAAAACAGGACGTATCGTATATGCCGAAGGCGGCATCACACCGGATATCATAAAAGATGATTATAGTTTTTTGGGATATACACGAGAAATAGTACGTCGCGGGTACGTATTCGATTTTGCAACTCGTTTTTCGGCTCAAAATACCCGAATTGATACGGGATTTGTACCGGATGAAGAACTGTTAACCGAATTTTATAAATTTCTCAAAGATCATCATTTCAATTATAATTCAACCGCCGATTCGCAGTTGACTGAATTACGCGCTTACGCCGAAAACAATGGTTATTCGGCACAGATACAGCAATCCATTCTACAACTTCAGAACAAATTTGATGAAGAAGAAGTGAAAGAGTTCGAGGCCGCTAAAACGGCGATACGAAATCTTTTGCAGCAAGAAATCATTTCCCGATATTACGGAAACCGACGCCGTTTCGAAATAACGCTCAAGTCAGATTCGGTGGTCGAATCCGCTCGCAGCGTGCTTAAAGATGAAGTGTTGTATAAAAAGATATTAAAACAAAAATAA
- a CDS encoding sulfite exporter TauE/SafE family protein, translating to MEILAYLIIGFTAGAVGSMVGLGGAIIMTPALTILLNVPIKSAIGASLIALIATSVMSTAVYSKKELIHYRYGMLLLILMVSGSFIGSAIGVMMDARLLSLFFVALMFFAAGFLLYQVFQNENPDARVEWQNNEEPHRFPPNGVLLEAHSGIRKFYRVQHGVVMMFISGIAGVISGMLGVGGGIIQVPFMHAINRMPIKAATATSGFMIGYTGMAGALVYVIFGQFELIMTSALVLGILTGSQAGARLAIRLHARWIIYLVIVVLTVAAIRLFMKVF from the coding sequence TTGGAAATTCTTGCATATTTAATCATTGGCTTTACAGCCGGAGCCGTCGGTTCGATGGTAGGTTTAGGCGGAGCGATCATCATGACACCGGCCTTAACGATCCTGCTGAATGTGCCGATCAAATCCGCGATCGGCGCCAGCCTTATTGCGCTGATTGCTACTTCGGTCATGTCAACGGCGGTTTATTCTAAAAAAGAATTGATTCATTATCGTTACGGTATGCTTCTTTTGATACTCATGGTGTCCGGATCTTTTATCGGAAGCGCAATCGGCGTGATGATGGACGCCCGTTTGCTTTCTCTTTTTTTTGTAGCGTTGATGTTTTTTGCTGCAGGTTTTTTACTGTATCAGGTTTTTCAAAATGAAAACCCGGATGCCCGGGTTGAATGGCAAAACAATGAAGAACCGCATCGTTTTCCTCCCAACGGTGTATTATTGGAAGCGCACAGCGGTATCCGCAAATTCTACCGGGTGCAGCATGGCGTCGTTATGATGTTTATTTCGGGTATTGCAGGGGTGATTTCGGGCATGTTGGGGGTCGGTGGCGGTATTATTCAGGTGCCTTTTATGCATGCGATCAATCGTATGCCCATCAAGGCGGCTACAGCAACATCAGGATTTATGATTGGTTATACAGGTATGGCCGGAGCTCTAGTCTATGTTATTTTTGGGCAATTTGAATTGATTATGACATCGGCGCTTGTTCTGGGTATTCTCACCGGATCCCAAGCCGGGGCACGTTTAGCAATTCGCCTCCATGCGCGATGGATCATATATTTAGTCATTGTTGTCTTGACCGTTGCGGCAATTCGACTCTTCATGAAAGTATTTTGA
- a CDS encoding class I SAM-dependent methyltransferase, with amino-acid sequence MSGSLRFETVPCPVCSHDQYSPWMRFNDKYADHMLVRCVQCQFVYLNPRPTEDTIGVYYSAEEYTPFVSSSDNRSLFAKIYHTVRRFSVRWKRKKVENKSNKGLVIDLGCGTAEFLNEMKQNGWQVAGIEPSPEASEFARSNYDVPVLTGTINRELIGQTPDKPDVITMWHVLEHVHRLDETLDLIYKKLKPGGTLVIAVPNISSLDALFYGRDWVALDVPRHLYDFVLADLRSLLNKHQFRVYRTHGMPIDAVFNVLMSEKNIIQRRGLWFLPLSLVRIPLVVFITTIAGLIRGKASAIVVYAEKQG; translated from the coding sequence ATGTCGGGTTCCTTACGTTTTGAAACCGTGCCGTGTCCGGTATGCTCGCATGATCAATATTCACCATGGATGCGATTTAATGATAAATATGCCGATCATATGCTGGTTCGATGCGTGCAATGCCAATTTGTATATCTCAACCCAAGACCGACAGAAGATACCATCGGGGTCTATTATTCCGCCGAAGAGTACACGCCGTTTGTAAGTTCGTCCGATAACCGCAGTTTATTTGCCAAAATTTATCATACGGTCCGCCGCTTTTCTGTACGATGGAAGCGTAAAAAAGTAGAAAATAAATCAAACAAAGGTTTAGTCATTGATTTAGGATGTGGCACAGCTGAATTTCTCAATGAAATGAAACAAAACGGGTGGCAGGTTGCCGGTATCGAACCTTCGCCGGAAGCATCAGAATTTGCACGTTCTAACTATGATGTTCCTGTCCTCACGGGTACTATTAATCGGGAGCTCATAGGGCAAACACCGGACAAGCCTGATGTTATTACCATGTGGCATGTACTGGAGCACGTGCATCGTTTGGATGAAACACTGGATTTGATTTATAAAAAACTTAAACCGGGTGGCACTTTGGTTATCGCTGTACCTAATATTAGTTCATTGGATGCTCTTTTTTACGGACGCGATTGGGTGGCATTGGATGTACCGCGTCATTTGTACGATTTTGTTTTAGCTGATCTCCGATCGTTGCTAAATAAACATCAGTTTCGGGTCTATCGCACGCATGGCATGCCTATTGATGCGGTATTCAATGTATTAATGAGTGAAAAAAATATTATTCAACGACGCGGTTTGTGGTTTCTCCCTCTGTCATTGGTACGTATCCCATTGGTTGTGTTTATCACTACGATTGCCGGATTGATACGCGGGAAAGCGTCGGCTATCGTGGTTTATGCTGAAAAACAAGGATAA
- the mutL gene encoding DNA mismatch repair endonuclease MutL: protein MENRIQILPDHIANKIAAGEVVERPASVVKELVENSLDAGADEVTITVRSGGKDLVQVIDNGKGMTQDDAVLCFERHATSKIRQWEDLLKVQSFGFRGEALASIASVSDIELKTRTSDQEVGTLVQLHAGKLNNVTQEASLPGTTITVKNLFYNVPARRNFLKTNTTEFRHIAGVIKRFAIAYPAVEFTLIHDDEKIFQLRKTDLYGRLEKVIGREIMSYTLPLMADQFGVKIHGYVSKPSFSYKTKGEQFLFVNGRPIVNRTANFSVASAYGHTIPKGDKPFFVLFLEWNSEEFDVNVHPTKAEVKFKDEQLLYRVVFHAVRDTMNTDVMIPSLTQSHPMHSSSNDIRTSDGTAMMLELNTQRQPLQWTTPAHSDTAPQPTPDETVAQFFSAEETAPSSKSYIQDQLVKRIPVNLNSMVWQLHNRYIVSQIKSGLAIIDQHVAHERILYERALDAFEHNPIFSQQLLFPQTIEFSPEDFSIIEKHIALMERLGFIVKVFGKRTLVVEAVPADVRLGNEQKILTEIIREYKEHEHDAMDPRDNLAKSFACKSAIKSGDPLNVDEMNGLIDQLFACKFPYVCPHGRPIIIQLTLDELDKRFMRT, encoded by the coding sequence ATGGAAAATCGAATACAAATACTACCGGATCATATTGCCAATAAAATTGCGGCCGGCGAGGTTGTTGAACGCCCGGCTTCGGTAGTTAAGGAATTGGTTGAAAATAGTTTGGATGCCGGTGCGGATGAGGTTACGATCACGGTCCGATCCGGAGGAAAAGATCTTGTGCAGGTGATTGATAACGGTAAAGGTATGACACAAGACGATGCTGTGCTTTGTTTTGAAAGGCACGCGACCAGTAAAATACGCCAATGGGAAGATTTGCTCAAAGTACAGAGTTTCGGGTTTCGTGGGGAAGCCTTAGCCAGCATTGCTTCCGTCTCCGACATTGAGCTAAAAACACGTACGTCCGATCAGGAGGTTGGAACCCTAGTCCAATTGCACGCCGGAAAGTTGAATAACGTAACACAAGAAGCATCGCTACCGGGTACCACGATAACCGTCAAAAATTTGTTCTACAATGTACCGGCACGTCGTAATTTTTTAAAGACCAATACAACCGAGTTTCGGCATATTGCGGGCGTCATCAAACGATTTGCTATCGCATATCCCGCCGTTGAATTTACATTGATCCATGATGATGAAAAAATATTTCAATTGCGGAAAACGGATCTTTACGGGCGCTTGGAAAAAGTCATCGGTCGGGAAATCATGTCATATACATTGCCGCTAATGGCGGATCAGTTTGGCGTAAAAATTCATGGGTATGTTAGCAAACCCTCGTTCTCATATAAAACCAAAGGCGAACAATTTCTTTTTGTCAATGGAAGACCCATCGTGAACCGCACGGCGAATTTTTCTGTAGCGTCGGCGTACGGCCATACCATTCCCAAAGGTGATAAACCATTCTTCGTTTTATTTCTGGAGTGGAATTCAGAAGAGTTTGATGTCAACGTGCATCCGACAAAAGCCGAGGTCAAATTTAAAGACGAACAGCTTTTGTACCGTGTTGTATTTCATGCCGTAAGGGACACCATGAATACGGATGTGATGATTCCCAGCCTGACCCAATCTCATCCGATGCATTCTTCTTCCAATGATATTCGTACCTCTGATGGTACGGCTATGATGCTGGAACTTAATACACAGCGTCAACCTTTGCAGTGGACGACACCGGCGCATTCCGACACCGCTCCGCAACCCACACCGGACGAAACCGTAGCGCAATTTTTCTCAGCTGAAGAAACGGCTCCGAGCTCCAAAAGTTATATACAAGATCAATTGGTCAAACGTATCCCGGTCAACCTCAACAGCATGGTTTGGCAACTGCATAATCGGTATATCGTTTCGCAAATCAAAAGCGGTTTAGCCATCATCGATCAGCATGTGGCGCATGAGCGAATCCTCTATGAAAGAGCGCTGGATGCCTTTGAACATAATCCGATTTTTTCACAACAATTACTTTTTCCTCAGACGATTGAGTTTTCTCCTGAAGATTTTTCCATTATTGAAAAACATATTGCTTTGATGGAGCGGCTTGGCTTTATCGTGAAAGTATTCGGTAAACGGACGCTGGTCGTCGAAGCCGTTCCGGCCGATGTTCGTCTTGGTAATGAGCAAAAAATCCTTACGGAGATTATTCGTGAATACAAAGAGCACGAGCATGATGCTATGGATCCTCGTGATAATCTGGCCAAATCGTTTGCCTGCAAATCGGCTATCAAATCGGGCGATCCATTGAACGTGGATGAAATGAACGGGCTTATAGACCAATTATTTGCCTGCAAATTCCCTTACGTATGTCCGCACGGACGACCTATTATCATCCAATTGACGTTGGATGAATTAGACAAACGTTTTATGCGCACCTGA
- the miaA gene encoding tRNA (adenosine(37)-N6)-dimethylallyltransferase MiaA, producing the protein MNDLNPNVLVIVGPTAIGKTALGIELSEYSDVEIVSADSRQLYRYMDICTAKPDNTQRLRVPHHFIDHINPDETYNAAQYAREALPVIQSIFDRGKLPVIVGGSGLYIRALIDGFFEGVDNNETVRDEIRKQIDSEGIVSVFEELRQNDPETANRLHIGDIQRIERALEVFRVTGKPLSQWHKETQSKFPWNSLWVGLDCDRTKLYQRIEMRVDQMIEQGVIGETEMLLERGYSENLISMQSLGYREIIAYLKGTMDRDTMVRLFKQGSRNYAKRQLTWFRKNERIRWIMTDKNSPEKILDDTLKHFNLNK; encoded by the coding sequence ATGAACGATTTGAATCCTAATGTATTAGTGATTGTCGGACCGACGGCGATCGGTAAAACAGCTTTGGGCATAGAACTGTCAGAATATTCTGATGTTGAAATCGTTTCCGCCGATTCCCGCCAGCTTTACCGCTATATGGATATATGTACGGCCAAGCCGGATAACACACAACGCCTTCGTGTCCCGCACCATTTTATTGATCATATCAACCCGGACGAGACCTATAATGCAGCGCAATATGCGCGTGAAGCACTTCCCGTTATTCAATCCATCTTTGATCGCGGCAAGCTACCCGTGATTGTGGGAGGGTCGGGCTTGTATATTCGTGCTTTGATTGATGGATTTTTTGAAGGCGTAGATAACAACGAAACCGTACGTGACGAGATACGAAAGCAAATAGATTCTGAAGGTATCGTATCTGTTTTTGAAGAGTTACGGCAAAATGACCCCGAAACGGCGAACCGGTTGCATATCGGTGATATTCAAAGAATTGAGCGCGCATTGGAGGTTTTTCGTGTAACCGGTAAACCGCTGTCCCAATGGCACAAGGAAACCCAATCCAAGTTTCCTTGGAATTCACTATGGGTTGGCTTGGATTGCGACCGTACAAAGTTGTATCAACGTATTGAAATGCGTGTGGATCAAATGATCGAGCAAGGGGTGATCGGTGAAACCGAGATGCTGCTTGAACGGGGATATTCGGAAAATCTGATCTCGATGCAAAGTTTGGGATATAGAGAGATTATCGCTTATCTGAAGGGAACAATGGATCGCGATACAATGGTGCGTTTATTTAAACAAGGGTCGCGTAATTACGCTAAACGTCAGTTGACGTGGTTTAGGAAGAACGAACGCATTCGATGGATTATGACAGATAAAAATAGCCCGGAGAAAATATTGGACGATACATTAAAGCATTTCAACTTGAACAAATAA
- a CDS encoding peptidylprolyl isomerase, whose amino-acid sequence MLLLGLTLANTACTQSAKTTEKKKINAEVAVIETDFGNIILKFYDKEAPKHTENFKKLARAGFYDTLTFHRVIPGFMIQAGDPNSKDNDPYNDGRGGPGYTVPAEFNKKRFHKRGALAAARQADQVNPRKESSGSQFYIVQNGPVSLDVLKQMEAQFKAAKPGFYFTNEQIDTYTTLGGTPFLDGEYTVYGEVVSGLDVIDKIAMVQTDPRNNRPVQNVIMKKVSIQTMEIEE is encoded by the coding sequence ATGCTGTTATTAGGCCTTACATTAGCTAATACGGCTTGTACGCAATCGGCCAAAACCACTGAGAAGAAAAAAATAAATGCGGAAGTCGCCGTGATCGAAACTGATTTTGGCAATATTATACTCAAATTTTACGATAAAGAAGCGCCGAAACATACAGAAAATTTTAAAAAATTGGCTCGCGCCGGTTTTTATGATACGCTGACATTTCACCGCGTTATACCCGGTTTTATGATTCAGGCCGGTGACCCCAATTCCAAAGATAATGACCCTTATAATGACGGTCGCGGCGGCCCGGGTTATACCGTACCTGCAGAGTTTAACAAAAAACGTTTTCACAAACGTGGCGCATTAGCTGCAGCGCGTCAAGCCGATCAGGTCAATCCGCGAAAAGAATCCAGCGGTTCACAATTTTATATCGTACAAAACGGCCCGGTATCTCTGGATGTACTCAAACAGATGGAAGCTCAATTTAAAGCCGCGAAACCGGGATTTTATTTTACTAATGAACAAATTGATACCTACACCACCTTGGGCGGTACGCCTTTCTTAGACGGCGAATATACCGTGTATGGTGAAGTTGTCAGCGGTCTTGATGTCATAGATAAAATTGCTATGGTGCAAACCGACCCACGCAATAATCGCCCTGTTCAGAACGTAATTATGAAAAAAGTTTCCATACAGACGATGGAGATCGAAGAATAA
- a CDS encoding bifunctional phosphoglucose/phosphomannose isomerase: MNQESLRVIDKSNYYDVLCHFDQHITDALDRFDGQKSNLSGLSKSRAGFRNILICGMGGSAIAGDFIKNVWTEVLGLPIQVCRDYHIPRWVNKESLVIACSYSGNTEETIAALHEAMEAQAQILTIATGGKVQSIATQHGLSHITIQGGLQPRQAIGYALTTLHAVFSEIFKSASVREEMSHIVFQMKHLATILKTIHDNNPYIHDSKILHDKPVIIYASERMFPAALRLKGQITENAKLLAFGYAVPEMNHNEIVGWESVHEAHHAPCHVILLRDREDHPQVQKRFEILMRLLKGKAHWTEYTSDGGTLMERYYNLIYRGDWLSYYMAIARNTDPTPVDIITRLKNELAS; the protein is encoded by the coding sequence TTGAATCAGGAATCCCTGCGCGTAATTGATAAGTCTAATTATTATGATGTCCTCTGCCATTTTGATCAGCACATTACGGATGCACTAGATAGGTTTGACGGTCAAAAAAGCAACCTTTCCGGTTTATCAAAGAGCCGTGCTGGTTTTCGTAATATCTTAATTTGCGGTATGGGCGGTTCGGCCATAGCCGGTGATTTTATTAAAAACGTTTGGACAGAAGTTTTAGGTTTGCCGATTCAAGTTTGCCGTGATTATCATATTCCGCGTTGGGTCAATAAAGAAAGCTTAGTTATAGCGTGCAGTTATTCAGGCAATACGGAAGAAACCATTGCAGCCTTACACGAAGCCATGGAAGCGCAAGCGCAGATTCTTACTATTGCAACCGGTGGTAAGGTCCAGTCCATCGCAACTCAACATGGATTATCGCATATCACTATACAGGGTGGTTTGCAGCCACGCCAAGCCATCGGTTATGCACTTACGACACTCCATGCGGTTTTCAGCGAAATATTCAAATCCGCCTCGGTTCGTGAAGAGATGTCTCACATCGTCTTTCAAATGAAGCACCTCGCAACCATCCTCAAAACCATACACGATAATAATCCCTATATTCACGATAGCAAAATACTACATGACAAGCCGGTAATCATCTATGCGTCGGAACGTATGTTTCCTGCGGCATTGCGACTCAAAGGGCAAATCACGGAAAATGCTAAACTATTAGCCTTTGGTTATGCCGTTCCCGAAATGAATCACAATGAAATCGTCGGTTGGGAAAGCGTACACGAAGCCCATCATGCTCCCTGTCATGTGATCTTATTACGAGATCGCGAAGATCATCCACAGGTACAAAAACGCTTTGAAATATTGATGCGATTGCTCAAAGGGAAAGCCCATTGGACGGAATACACGTCCGACGGCGGGACATTGATGGAGCGCTATTATAATCTCATATATCGCGGCGATTGGCTCAGCTACTATATGGCAATTGCCCGAAATACGGACCCCACGCCGGTAGATATCATCACGCGGTTGAAAAACGAACTCGCGTCTTAG